The nucleotide sequence CGCGTTGCCGTTGCTGCCACAGCGGAGTCCGGCGTCGCGGGTCCCGGCGGGGCAGCAGCAACGACCGCGCCGCGCACTCCCGGAACCGCGCCGCGAACACGGCCGAGCCGCCGACCTCGGCGACGATCAGCTGCTCGACCTCCTCGGGGTCGAGCAGCACGTCGTCCGCGCCGATGGTCACCTCGCCGCCGTCGGCGTCCAGCGCGTCCGGCAACCGTAGGACGATGCCGTCGTCGGAGTGCGCCACCTGCGCGTCCACCCCGCGGTTTTCCCGCAGCCGCGCGGCGATCGCGAGCGCCCACGGCGCGTTCACCTGCGCGCCGAACGGCGAGTGCACGACGATCCGCCAGTCGCCGAGCTCGTCGCGGTAGCGCTCCAGCAGGATCGTCCGGTCGTTCGGGACGTGCCGGGTCGCGGCCTTCTGCTCGGCCAGGTAGGCGAGGAGGTTGTCGCACGCCCGCTCGTCCAGCCCGGCCGCCTCGGCCCGCTCGCGCGCCTTCACGTCGTCCGAAGTGGACAGTTCACGGACGAACTTTCCCAGCGCCCGGCCGAGTTCCAGCGGGCGGCCCGGCGCGTCGCCCTTCCAGAACGGCATCCGCGCCGGCTCGCCCGGCGCCGGCACCACGATGACCCGGTCGTGTGTGATGTCGGTGATCCGCCACGACGACGTGCCGAGCAGGATGGTGTCGCCGACGCGCGACTCGTACACCATCTCCTCGTCGAACTCGCCGACGCGCGAACCGGGTTTGTCGTCCGCGCCCGGGGTCATGACGGTGAACAGGCCACGGTCGGGGATGGTGCCGCCCGACGTAACGGCCAGGCGCTGCGAGCCGGGCCGCCCGCGCAGCTCGCCGCCGATGCGGTCCCAGGTGATCCGTGCCCGCAGCTCGCCGAACTCCTCGCTCGGGTAGCGGCCCGCGAGCATGTCGAGCACCGCGTGCAGGGCGTCGTCCGGCAGCGCCGCGAAGGGGGCCGCTCGCCGGACCAGCGACGCCAGGTCCGCCACCGTCCACGGTTCCAGCGCCACCATGGCGACGACGTGCTGCGCCAGCACGTCCAGGGGGTTGCGCGGGTAGCGGACGGCTTCGATCGCCCCGCTCGCCATCCGTTCCGCAACCACCGCGCAGGAGACGAGGTCACCGCGGAACTTCGGGAACATCACCCCGGACGACACCGCGCCGACCTGGTGCCCCGCCCGGCCGACCCGCTGCAGCCCGGACGCCACCGTCGGCGGTGCCTCGATCTGCACCACGAGGTCGACCGCGCCCATGTCGATGCCCAGCTCCAGTGACGACGTCGCCACCACGCACGGCAGCTGCCCGGACTTGAGCGCCTCTTCCACGTGCGTGCGCTGCTCCCGCGACATCGATCCGTGGTGGGCCCGGGCGATCACCGGCGCCGCGCCGGTGCTCACGCCGGACTGCCCGACGGCTTCCGCCGGGAACGCGTCGGCCGGGGTGAGCTCGGTCTGCTCGGCGGCCAGCTCGTTGAGCCGGGCGGTGAGCCGCTCGGTGAGCCGGCGCGAGTTGGCGAAGACGATGGTCGAGCGGTGCGCGCGGATCAGGCTCAGCACCCGCTCCTCGACCGCCGGCCAGATCGACGGCCGCTGCACGGGGTTGCCGGCCATCTCCTCCAGCGTGCCCAGACCACCCGGCGCGATCTCTCCTGGCGGAAACGCCTCGGTCAGCGACTCCAGTGATTCCAACGCGTCGAGCGGGCTCGGCGCCGGCCCGCTGCGCGGCGCGTCGAGGTTGCTCATGTCCTCCACCGGGACCTCGACACGGACCTCGATGGTCTTCGCCAGCTTCGGCTGGACCACGCGCACCGGACGGCCGCCGGCCAGGAACGCGCTCACCTCGTCGACCGGGCGGACCGTCGCCGACAGGCCGATCCGCTGCGCCGGCTTCGGCAGCAGCGCGTCCAGCCGCTCCAGCGAGAGCGCGAGGTGCGCGCCGCGCTTGCCGCCGGCGACCGCGTGCACTTCGTCGACGATCACGGTCTCCACGCCGCGCAGCGACTCCCGCGCCGACGACGTGAGGATGAGGAACAGCGACTCCGGCGTGGTCACCAGCACGTCCGGCGGGGTCTTGCCGAACGCGCGGCGCTCGGCCGCGGTGGTGTCGCCGGTGCGCATGCCCACTTCGATCCCGGGCACCGGCAGCCCGAGCCGGCGGCTGGCCTGCGAGATGCCGGCGAGCGGGGCCCGCAGGTTCCGCTGGACGTCGACCGCCAGGGCCTTCAGCGGCGAGACGTAGAGGATCCGGCAGCGTTTCGTCGCTTCCGCCGGTGGCGGCTCCACCGAGAGCCGGTCCAGCGCCCAGAGGAACGCGGACAGCGTCTTGCCGGACCCGGTGGGCGCGACGACGAGGGCGTGCTCACCCGCGTGCGCGGCCCGCCAGGCCCCTTCCTGCGCCGCGGTGGGCGCGGCGAAGGCTCCCGCGAACCAGTCGCGGGTCGCGGGGGAGAAGAGGTCGAGAACGTCAGCTGCCACGTCATTCATGATGCGCGGCACCACCGACAGTTTCGGGTCCGCCGGCCAGGATCACGCTCTGGGCGAACTGCGGGAACACGACGTCCACCCGCGGCTCGTCGGTGATCAGCCGGTACTCGCGGTCCAGCGGCGTCCAGTAGGAAAAAGGGGCCTGGTCCAGCTTGGAGTGGTCGGCCAGCACGTAGGCCTCCGCGCCCGCGTGGAGCATCGCGTGCTTGACCACCGACTGTTCCAGTGACGGACAGCACAGCCCGCGCCCGGCCACGACGCCGTCGGCGCCCAGAAACACCCGGTCGGGTGAAATGTGCCGCAGCTGCGCCAGCACGCTCTCGCCGAGGATCGCCTCGTCGGGGTGCCGCAGCCGGCCGCCGAGGACGATCAGGTCGATCCCGGAGAAGCCCGCGAGCTCGCGGATCGCCGTGACGCCGTTGGTCACCACGGTCAGCCCCTCGCGGTGGGCGAGGTGACGGGCGAGCCTGCCGGTGGTCGTGCCGGCGTCGAGCAGCACCACCTCACCGTCCCGGACGAGCGCGGCGGCTTCCCGGGCGATGGCGTCCTTGGCCGCCGCGTGCTCCCGGTCCTTCTCGAGGGGACTGCGCTCGGTGTCGAGCGCGCCGCCGTAGGTGCGGACGACGTGCCCGGCGCCGGCGAGCGACGCGAGATCGCGGCGGATCGTCGACTCGGAGACGCCGAACTCTTCGGCCAGTTCCGCGATGCCGCCGGAGCCGTCGCGGACGGCCTCCAGGAGCATCGCGCGCCGGTCACGGGTGCCTGGTCGCGGCTGGGGCATGCGCCGAGCCTTCCACAGTCACGGGTTTCAGCCCGAAGAACGCCAGCCCGGCGGCCACGGCGAGGAACGCGGCCAAGACGACGAACCCGGTGGCCGCGGTGCCGGTGACGTCGGTCAGCCAGCCGACCAGGTAGGGACCGGCGAACCCGCCGAGGTTGCCCAGCGCGTTGATCAGGCCCATCGCCACGGCGACCACTTCGATGCCGAGCACCCGGCTGGGGATGGCCCAGAACGGCCCGTACGGCATGTAGACGCCGGGCGCCACGACGCAGAGCAGCCCCAGCTGCACGGCCGCCGGCCAGTGCCCGAGGTTGCCCAGCAGCAGCCCGCCGATCGCGACGAGCAGGGGCACCGTGACCGCGAGCCGCCGGTTGCCGGTGCGGTCGGACCAGTGTCCGCACGCGATCATTCCGGCCAGCGCCAGCACGTACGGCACGGCCGACAGGAAGCCGACGGCGGTCGCCGAGCCGCCGGTCATCGTCTTCACCACCGACGGCAGCCACAGGGAGAAGCCGTAGAAGCCGGTGATCCAGAAGAAGTAGATGCCGACCAGCAGCAGCACCTGGCGGTTCGCCAGCGCCTGCCGGTAACCGGCTTTTCGGGGGTCCGGGTGGCGAAGCCCCCGGCCCGGGGCGAAGCCTCGGTTGTCACAGCCCTGCTTGGCGAACGCCGGCTTAGCGTCTTCTTCGGCCTTCAAGGTGGTTTCGAGGTACTCGCGTTCCGCGGCGGAGATCCACCGGGCCCGTGCCGGCCGGTCGGCCACCGCGAACCACCAGACGGCCGCCCACACCAGCGGTGGCAATCCCTGCAGGACGAACACCCAGCGCCAGGACATGTGGTCGAGCATGAAGCCGGACAGCGGCGACATGAGGATCGCCGAAATCGGCAGGCACGTCATCCACAGCGCGTTCGCCCGCGCCCGTTCCGCCTGCGGGAACCAGGACGCCAGCAGGATCAGCACCGCGGGCCACACCCCGCCCTCGAACAGCCCGAGCAGCAGCCGGGCCAGGTACAGCTGCGTCTCGTTCTGCACCAAGCCGCACAGCACCGCCGCGAACGCCCAGGCGACCATCAGGATCAGCACGGTCTTGCGGGCGCTCCACTTCGCCGCCAGCACCGCCGCGGGGATCTGCAGCACCAGGTAGCCGACGAAGAAGATGCCGCTCGCCAGCCCCTTCGCGCCGGCCGACAACGGGAAGTCGTCGCCGATGTAGGGCAGGATCACCGCGACGTTCGTGCGGTCGAGGTAGGCCAGCATGTACATGACCACCGCGACCGGGATGACGTACGCCCAGCGCCGGCGGGGGATCACCGGAGGCTCGGTGGGTAGATGGCCGGCAGCTTCCGCGCGTACGGCGCCAGGGTGGCCGCGGCCTTGAACGCCGCCCGCATGGTGCCGTGCGAGGCCCGGCCGGTGCCGGCGATGTCGAACGCCGTGCCGTGGTCGACCGATGTGCGCAGGATAGGCAGGCCGACCGTCACCGACACCGTGCCGTCGAAGTCGTAGGTCTTCGACGCGATGTGCCCCTGGTCGTGGTAGAGCGAGAGCACCCCGTCGAACCGGCCCTGGATCCCTTGGTGGAACACGGAATCCGCGGGGATCGGGCCGACCACGTCGAGCCCGGCCACCCGTGCGGCGGCGACCGCCGGGGCGATCGCGATGATCTCCTCGTTGCCGAACTTGCCGTTCTCCCCGCCGTGCGGGTTCAACGCCGCCACGGCCAGTCTCGGCTTCTCCGTGCCGAAGACCTCCAGCGCGGTGTACGCCTCCCGGATCGCGTGTTCGATGTTCTCCCGGGTGATCTGGTCGATCGCTTCGCGCAGGGAGAGGTGCCGGGTGGCGAAGAAGATCTTCAGCCCGGAGACCCAGAACATCGTGTTGAACCGGGTCGACCCGGTCAGCTCGCCGAGCATTTCGGTGTGCCCGAGGTGCTGCGAGCCCGCCGCCCAGATGGCTTCCTTGTTGATCGGCGCGGTCACCACCGCGTCGACCTCGCCGGCCAGCGCGAGCCGGGTGGCGACCTCGATCGCCCCCACCGCCGCGGCGCCCGCGGTCGCGTTCACCTCGCCCCACGGCAGGTCCTCCCGGACCACGCCGAGGTTGAGCACGTCGATCACGCCGGTGGTGAAGCGCGCGTCGGCGACCGTGGCGATCGGGTTGATCTCCAGGTGCAGGCCCAGGTGCCGGACCAGGCGTTCGAGCACGATCGCGTCGCCTACCGCCACCCCGTGCGCCATCTGCAGGGCCTCGGGCTCGGCGAGGGTCTTCAGGGTGATCTCCGGGCCGATGCCCACGGGGTCGCCCAGGGTGACGGCGAGGATGGGGAGGTCGCTCACGGGTGATTCCTTCCGGTGGCCAGGAGGTGGTTCAGGTGTTCCGGGCAGGCGGCTGTGACAAGCGAGGCTTCTCCCAGGCGTGCTCGCATGCCCACCACACGGTGCCCGGCCGCCGGGAGTTCGCCCGCCGCAGCCGGAACGGGCCGCGGCGGGTCGGCATTGACCACCGTGAGCTTCGACGGGCCGGAATGGTCTCCCGTACGACCTGCGCGGCGTGTGGTGGCGAGGCGTGCCGGGTACCCAGGTTCTCTACCAGTGTCGATCACCGGACCCCCCTTCTTGCTTATATCGGTCAACTCAGTTGCGCAAACCGTGCAACTATCGTGCACCTTGATCGGCGTCCGCGTCAAGGAGCCGTGACTTTCCCGGGTCCGCACGCACGGTGACCGCACGCATGGCAGCATCACGCGGGCGCCGTCGGGGCGTGTTTCGCGAAGGGGAGTGCTGTGCGGATCCTGTCCGTGGACCTCGGGACGTCCAACACCGTCGCCGTGCTTTCGGCGCACGGGAGGCCGCCCCGGGTCGTCGAGGTGGACGGCTCGGCCAACATGCCCTCGGCGGTGTTCGCCACCGAAGAGGGCACGATCATGGTCGGCCGCGACGCCGAGCGCCGCGCCCGGCTGGACCCGACCCGCTTCGAGCCGAACCCCAAGCGCCGCATCGACGAACAGACCCTGCTGCTCGGCACCGACGTCGTCCCGGTCACCGACGCGCTGGCCGCCATCCTGCGCCGCGTCCTCGAGGAGACCTCCCGCCAGCTCGGCGGCGAGCAGCCCGACGAGGTCCGGCTGACCCACCCCGCGCAGTGGGGGCAGCCGCGCCGGAACGTGCTGATGGCCGCCGCCCGGCTCGCCGGGATGGGGCCGAACATCCTGCTGGTGCCCGAGCCGGTCGCCGCCGCGGCGCACTTCGCGTCGTTCCCCGGCAAGTCGCTCGCGCCCGGCCAGGCCCTCGCCGTCTACGACCTCGGCGCGGGCACCTTCGACGTCGCGGTCGTCGGCGCCACGCAGAACGGGTTCACCGTGCTCG is from Amycolatopsis mediterranei and encodes:
- a CDS encoding DEAD/DEAH box helicase: MNDVAADVLDLFSPATRDWFAGAFAAPTAAQEGAWRAAHAGEHALVVAPTGSGKTLSAFLWALDRLSVEPPPAEATKRCRILYVSPLKALAVDVQRNLRAPLAGISQASRRLGLPVPGIEVGMRTGDTTAAERRAFGKTPPDVLVTTPESLFLILTSSARESLRGVETVIVDEVHAVAGGKRGAHLALSLERLDALLPKPAQRIGLSATVRPVDEVSAFLAGGRPVRVVQPKLAKTIEVRVEVPVEDMSNLDAPRSGPAPSPLDALESLESLTEAFPPGEIAPGGLGTLEEMAGNPVQRPSIWPAVEERVLSLIRAHRSTIVFANSRRLTERLTARLNELAAEQTELTPADAFPAEAVGQSGVSTGAAPVIARAHHGSMSREQRTHVEEALKSGQLPCVVATSSLELGIDMGAVDLVVQIEAPPTVASGLQRVGRAGHQVGAVSSGVMFPKFRGDLVSCAVVAERMASGAIEAVRYPRNPLDVLAQHVVAMVALEPWTVADLASLVRRAAPFAALPDDALHAVLDMLAGRYPSEEFGELRARITWDRIGGELRGRPGSQRLAVTSGGTIPDRGLFTVMTPGADDKPGSRVGEFDEEMVYESRVGDTILLGTSSWRITDITHDRVIVVPAPGEPARMPFWKGDAPGRPLELGRALGKFVRELSTSDDVKARERAEAAGLDERACDNLLAYLAEQKAATRHVPNDRTILLERYRDELGDWRIVVHSPFGAQVNAPWALAIAARLRENRGVDAQVAHSDDGIVLRLPDALDADGGEVTIGADDVLLDPEEVEQLIVAEVGGSAVFAARFRECAARSLLLPRRDPRRRTPLWQQRQRASQLLSVAAKYERFPVVLEAMREVLQDVYDVSGLRELMADVRSRKVRLVEVETPAASPFARSLLFGYIGMFLYETDAPLAERRAAALSLDSALLAELLGTEAIRELLDPEAVAEVERSLQRLDPDRHARSAEDAADLLRFIGDLTVEEAAERGIQAEWLTELEAARRAIRVRIGGSERFLAIEDAGRVRDALGTALPVGVPEAFTEPVADPLADLLSRYARGRGPFAAVDAAARFGLGTAVVTGVLDRMTGEGRLVRGELSPVGHPETHGVGVEYCDSAVLRRLRRASLAKLRAEVEPVEPAALGRFLPAWHGFGGRVRAAPTADDVLSVVEQLAGAPLPASAVESLVLPGRLPGYSPALLDELTTAGEVTWAGCGALSGGDGWIALAPTDVADLLLPEVVEDIPTGPLHDAIVSTLEGGALFFRQLVDRATVLVDKAPNDAEVVAALWDLVWAGLVTGDTLGPLRAQVAGHGAHKPRRQAPRGRYARLRAGRPQMPSRSGPPTVAGRWALTPPRETDATRRAHARTEAFLERHGVLTRGALDTERVTGGFSGIYKVLRGMEDTGQVIRGYVVEGLGAAQFAAKGAVDRLRALSGPGRPAPGRPVVLAAADPAQPYGAALPWPAATGDTKHRPARKAGALAVLVDGVPALYVERGGRSLLSFTEERPALAEAAQALSAAVREGWLGQLSVQRADGEQALTSELAEILQEAGFRATPSGLRLRA
- the pdxA gene encoding 4-hydroxythreonine-4-phosphate dehydrogenase PdxA, which gives rise to MSDLPILAVTLGDPVGIGPEITLKTLAEPEALQMAHGVAVGDAIVLERLVRHLGLHLEINPIATVADARFTTGVIDVLNLGVVREDLPWGEVNATAGAAAVGAIEVATRLALAGEVDAVVTAPINKEAIWAAGSQHLGHTEMLGELTGSTRFNTMFWVSGLKIFFATRHLSLREAIDQITRENIEHAIREAYTALEVFGTEKPRLAVAALNPHGGENGKFGNEEIIAIAPAVAAARVAGLDVVGPIPADSVFHQGIQGRFDGVLSLYHDQGHIASKTYDFDGTVSVTVGLPILRTSVDHGTAFDIAGTGRASHGTMRAAFKAAATLAPYARKLPAIYPPSLR
- a CDS encoding DeoR/GlpR family DNA-binding transcription regulator, with translation MPQPRPGTRDRRAMLLEAVRDGSGGIAELAEEFGVSESTIRRDLASLAGAGHVVRTYGGALDTERSPLEKDREHAAAKDAIAREAAALVRDGEVVLLDAGTTTGRLARHLAHREGLTVVTNGVTAIRELAGFSGIDLIVLGGRLRHPDEAILGESVLAQLRHISPDRVFLGADGVVAGRGLCCPSLEQSVVKHAMLHAGAEAYVLADHSKLDQAPFSYWTPLDREYRLITDEPRVDVVFPQFAQSVILAGGPETVGGAAHHE
- a CDS encoding MFS transporter produces the protein MIPRRRWAYVIPVAVVMYMLAYLDRTNVAVILPYIGDDFPLSAGAKGLASGIFFVGYLVLQIPAAVLAAKWSARKTVLILMVAWAFAAVLCGLVQNETQLYLARLLLGLFEGGVWPAVLILLASWFPQAERARANALWMTCLPISAILMSPLSGFMLDHMSWRWVFVLQGLPPLVWAAVWWFAVADRPARARWISAAEREYLETTLKAEEDAKPAFAKQGCDNRGFAPGRGLRHPDPRKAGYRQALANRQVLLLVGIYFFWITGFYGFSLWLPSVVKTMTGGSATAVGFLSAVPYVLALAGMIACGHWSDRTGNRRLAVTVPLLVAIGGLLLGNLGHWPAAVQLGLLCVVAPGVYMPYGPFWAIPSRVLGIEVVAVAMGLINALGNLGGFAGPYLVGWLTDVTGTAATGFVVLAAFLAVAAGLAFFGLKPVTVEGSAHAPAATRHP